One part of the Dasypus novemcinctus isolate mDasNov1 chromosome 27, mDasNov1.1.hap2, whole genome shotgun sequence genome encodes these proteins:
- the LOC101446229 gene encoding olfactory receptor 8B8-like, translated as MDPGNGSLVTEFILVGLTDYPDLQFPLFVLFLAMYIITMLGNLGLVTLIALNSHLHTPMYFFLFNLSFIDLCYSSNVTPKMLMNFLSKKNIISYQGCMTQLYFFCFFSISECYMLTSMAYDRYVAICNPLLYNVVMSPKVCLNLILGPYLMAFFGAMAYSICMLRLIFCDANIINHYFCDIIPVLELSCTSTYVNELVLFTVASINICVPSLTIFISYGFILCSILHMNSMEGRSKAFRTCSSHIAAVSLFFGSCSFMYLQPSSARSMNKGKISSIFYTIVVPMMNPLVYSFRNKDVKLAISKTLIMRKF; from the coding sequence ATGGATCCTGGAAATGGCTCTCTTGTGACTGAATTCATACTAGTAGGATTAACAGACTACCCAGATCTTCAATTCCCTCTGTTCGTCCTTTTCCTGGCAATGTATATTATCACCATGCTTGGAAACTTGGGCTTGGTAACTCTAATTGCACTGAATTCTCAccttcacacccccatgtactttttcctctttAACTTGTCTTTCATTGACCTCTGTTATTCTTCTAATGTTACACCCAAAATGCTGATGAACTTCTTATCAAAGAAGAATATTATCTCCTACCAGGGTTGCATGACCCAGCTCTACTTCTTCTGCTTTTTTTCCATCTCTGAGTGCTACATGCTGACATCGATGGCCTATgatcgctatgtggccatctgtaaTCCACTCTTGTATAACGTTGTCATGTCCCCTAAGGTATGTTTAAATCTTATTTTGGGTCCATATTTGATGGCATTTTTTGGTGCTATGGCCTATTCCATATGCATGCTGAGATTGATCTTCTGCGATGCCAACATCATCAACCATTATTTCTGTGACATCATCCCTGTCCTCGAGCTCTCCTGCACAAGCACCTATGTCAATGAGCTGGTATTGTTCACTGTAGCAAGCATCAATATCTGTGTGCCCAGTCTCACTATCTTTATCTCTTATGGTTTCATTCTCTGCAGCATTCTCCACATGAATTCCATGGAGGGCAGGTCCAAAGCCTTCCGCACTTGCAGTTCCCACATAGCTGCTGTTTCACTGTTCTTTGGGTCATGTTCATTTATGTATCTCCAGCCATCTTCTGCCAGGTCTATGAATAAGGGAAAAATCTCATCTATCTTTTACACTATTGTGGTTCCCATGATGAATCCTTTAGTCTACAGTTTCAGAAATAAAGATGTCAAACTTGCTATAAGCAAAACCCTGATTATGAGAAAGTTTTGA